One window of Microcoleus vaginatus PCC 9802 genomic DNA carries:
- a CDS encoding peptide chain release factor 1, producing MSNFLRRLKLLPWREMLQIAALVNSIVIGLELFLAWGFTQSRPIRNVVTLLYGSSLGTLIPFAAAVGMGALAVYFLEYWQQQFLLNRISLWVLVFCVLLGLVLKSFLPIPPLLASLSEAALIGVTVGVFWKGRPYWR from the coding sequence GTGAGTAATTTTCTTCGGCGCTTAAAGCTTTTACCTTGGCGAGAAATGCTGCAAATTGCCGCCCTCGTCAACTCAATCGTGATTGGACTGGAGCTATTTTTAGCCTGGGGTTTCACGCAATCGCGGCCAATCCGCAACGTCGTGACGCTTCTTTACGGCTCCTCCCTCGGGACATTGATACCTTTCGCTGCTGCAGTGGGAATGGGAGCTTTAGCAGTGTACTTTTTAGAGTATTGGCAACAACAATTTTTGCTCAACCGAATTAGTTTGTGGGTTTTAGTTTTCTGCGTGCTCTTGGGTTTGGTGTTAAAGTCATTCCTACCCATACCTCCTTTATTAGCAAGTTTATCTGAAGCTGCACTAATCGGAGTTACGGTGGGAGTTTTTTGGAAGGGCCGGCCTTATTGGCGATAG